The genomic DNA ATTTGGACTTTTTAATTCCGTAAGCTTTAAATTTTCATTAGCATTAACAGCCAAATAATGTATTGCAAATTCTCCTTTATTTCCTAATTTTCCTTTAATAACATTTTCTTTAGAATAGTCGTATTGCAATTTAGGAGTTATTCTATCCGCTGATAAATATGAAAAATTGTTTTCACTAACTAAAAATTTTAAAGAATTTGTTTTTAAAGTTGAACTATCTATCAATAAATGATCAGGATTATCCTTATCTATTTTAGCATCAAAATTTAACTCTCCATTTTTTAATTTTAAGGAAAAAGAAAATAAATCTTTATTTGCATATTCATACAATAAATTATTCGCAGTTCCTAAATTTATATACTTACCATTTGTATCAATTTTTCCCACTGAAAAATTTGAATAATTTTCTGAAATTAATTTCTCTAAAATATCCGGAAACTGACTTAAAGTCTCAAAATTTTGTTTTAAAAATAAAATACTTTGAATTACACTTGATTTTCCCCCACTGTTAATTCCTGTAAACAAAGTTAAATTTTTAAATTTTAACTCTATTTCTTCAAAGCATTTAAAATTTTTCAATTTTAAACTTTCTATCATGATATTATCTCCTTTATAAGTTTTTCTAATAGACTAAATCTTACAATTACAGCTTTTCTATCATTTGTTCCTCTTGTAACAGCATCATTAAATTCTGTACTTCTTAATAAATTACTATATTTTTCTTCTAAAACATTTTTTCTTGATAAAAGAATTTCTTTTTCATCTTCAGATAAGTTACTTATTAATACAGTCCAAACTTCAAATAAAGATCTGTTTAATGTCCTAGTCTTACTCTCATCAACTAACTTTTTATTAAATAATGTATTCTCGTCAAAAATTTTACTTAAAAATATTAATGTTTGCAATAACGATTCTTTTAATTTAAGAAATTCTTGTTGTTCAAATTCTCTTGAGTCTATTTCTTCCATTGTTTCATCTAAAAATTTTGGTAATGTAATTCCTTTTTCAGAAAATTTATTATAATTACATTTTTTAAAAGCTAGAAACCTTAAGACTAATTCTCTATCCAACATTCTTTTAGATGTTATTTTAACAACATCTATAAATATCTTATCCTCTGTTATTTCCTGTAATAATTTTACACCACGATATTTTTGATTTAAAGCTTGTCTTATTTCTTGAGGATTCAAAATTAAACCACCTGTATTAATTCTACTAAAAATAGAATATCTTACTTCTTTTGGTGTTTGAGGTTCCATTTGATATGTTATCAATTGCGTTTCTTCTATAATTCTTTGAATACTTCTTCCTAATTCATCAAATTTTTTTCCCTCCAATTCACTTAAAAACTCAAGATTTTTTAATCTTAATTTTTTATCAACGATAAAAGCTTTTATCGTTGATAATCTTTGTAATCCATCTATAACAATCCACTTATTATTATTTGAAACATCAAAATAAAAAACAGGTAATGGTAATTTTAAAATCATAGATTCTATCAAACGACTCATTTTAGTATTATTCCATAAATTACTATTTCTTTGAAAATCTGGACTTAAATCTATTTCATCATGTATTAATCTTTTTACTATATTATCTAAAGTTACAACAAGATTACTTACTTTGATATTTCTTGTATCAAATGGTTTTGTTATCGGTTTTTCCTGTATTTCTTCTTCTATTTCTTCTTCTTTTTCAAATTCTTTATAATTCATTTGTGTTCCTTTCCTTTTTAAAAATATTAACTTTTTTGTAAAATTTTGATTACTTTATTTTATTGTATTATATCATAAATTAAAAGCATTTTTCGTATCTATTTTATTCTTCTCTTAAAAAATTAAGATTTACTTTTGCTCCTTCATTTATAAATTCTTCAATAAATTTAGTTTTATCTATATACGTATAATTTTTCTCTATAATTTCTTTAAAATCTTCTACACCTATAGGAATTTTTTTCAATTTTACACCTCCGTAAATGAAAATATACAAGTGTTTTATGTTTTCATTGTACCACAAATCACATTGAAAAATTTTATATTTTCTTTAATGTATTTATAAAAATATTCCCATATAAATTGGTAAATGTATAACTCCATCTTTTATCATTACGTCTTTTTGATAAGGAATATTTGAAGTCTCTATTCTATCTTTATACTTAGTTATAAATTTATCAAGAGATGAATGTTTTTTATATGTTGATGATTTTACTTCTATAACAGCTATCTTTTTTAAATTATTTTTATCTTTTATAAGAAAATCCAATTTCATACTATTCTTTCTATTTTCATTATCTATTTTAGAATAAAAAAATAATTTATGTCCATTAGTTCTCAAAATTTGTGCAACAACATTTTCCATAAGCATTCCTTCGTTAATATTTAATTTATTAAATAGAACAGCTTTGTATAATTCATTTTCAGTGTAATCACTGTCCATGAAAGTTTGAGTAACCAAAAGTCCTGTATCCATCATATAACATTTTCTTGTAGAAGAATCACTATTTAGATTAAATCCAACATTTGGATCTGTGGAGTTATAACAAGTGTTAGTAATCATAGCATCATTTAGCCACATAAAAGAATCTTCATATTCTCTATATCTTGCTTCTTTTGAAATGGTACTTAATCTATATTTCTTTTCTTTTTTAAAAAGTTGACTCGGAATTTCATCAAAAATAGAAATAACTTTGTTTTCATATCCTTTAGCAAATTTTCCTATATCATTTCTATATAGATTTAAAATATCTCTTTTAATATCATCTACATCTGCAAAGTTTTTAGTTTCTAGATATTTATTAACTGCTTGTGGCATTCTACCTACTAAGATATATTGCCTAAAATCGTTCATAATTTTTCTATGAAGTGCTTGTCCTAAAGGTAATTTTTTATCAAAAAATTCTTTTAATAAAGGAACTGTTGTAGTATCTCCTAAAGCCCATAAAAATTCCTCAAAATCAAGTGGATACATTTGAATATGTTTTTCTTCTGGTGAAAGATTTTCTTTTTTCTTAGGCATCTTTTTTCACCCCGCAAAGGTCTAGTTCTTTTAAGATTCCTTTTAATAAATCAAGAGCTTCTTCCAATTTTTCTATACATTCTTCGCCGTTTACAAGAGCATTTTCCACAGCTTCTATTGCTTCAGCTTGATAATATCTTAAATTTAACCCCTCTGGTGATTTTAAATATTCTATTGAATTTTCAGCAAGTCTTTTATTTGCTAAATCATCATCTTTCTCCATTAATTTCTCTAAGTTTTCAGGAGAATAAAAACCTTTTAAAGGCTTTGGAACATTATTTTCTTTTCTTCCATCTAAAAACCATATACCTGATTTTTCAATTAAATCTTTATTATATTCTCTTCCATTACTTGCAAACATAAAAGGAACTTTATATCCATTGTATGGAACTCCATCACAAAGTTTAATATCTTCAGGAACAAATATGCCTTTAGCATACATTCTTGCATCTCTATTAAGCGCAGAAGTAATATCTACACCACATCTTTTAGCTTCAATCACACCATACAGGGTATTTTTATAGAAAAGAGCATAGTCCACATATCCTTTTTCTCCATCTTCTTTAACACACAGCCATTCAGCTATTGCCATTGCTTTTCCTTTCTCAGGAAGAGTTTTATTTAATTTATAGTTCAGAGAATTAGTGTTAACTTCCCAACCTGCTTCCCTTAATTGCTCATCAATAAGAACTCTTGTTTCTGCCTCTGTAAGTTCTATTGGCTTTTTACTTTTTATTATTCTCTTTCTTTCTTCTGGTGTTTTATGTGTTATATCTTCAGATTTTAAATTTTCAAGTTCTTTTGATTTAGTTTCAACTTCAGAAAGAAGAGCCTCATATTTTTCTTTATAATCAATGTGTTCAGGTGTTTTATATTCTACATCTTCTAAATTAAAAGTGCTGTCGCTTCCATAAACTACATTAAACCAACCACATAGTTTTACAACAAGAGAAAGAAGAACTTCTGCTTCTTCCATCTCTCCTTTCATATCATGTATAGCTATATTTACTGCTTTTCTTATTTTATGAAAAATTTTATCTATATCTTCTGGTATTAAATCATAATCTTTTAAAACTCTGATTCTATCTATCTAATTTTCAACTTCAGGGAGTCTTTCAACCTTTATCATTAATTTGGCTATATATTCCCCTAACTGTCTAATTTTTATGATTGCAGTATTTGGGTCTCTATGCAGTGTATACTCTGCCATTTCTCCTATTTGAGCTAATACATTCCAATCTTTTTAAAAAAATTCAAAGTTTGTAGCCATATAATCACCCCAAAATATAAATCTACCCTTTTAATTATATCTTAGGTCTATTTTAACATATATTTGAATTAAATTATATTTAAATAATTTAATTTATAAGTTTTTATGCTTTTATCCAAAAAAAATTAAATTTTTATAATATGAGAAAAAAGCAAATACCACAAGATATGGTATATGCTTTTTACTTTATTTATATGTTCTCATTTCCTTTTGCTATTTTTAAGCCAAGTGAAACAATTTCTTCATTTGTAATATTCAATTTTTTTCTATTCAAATCAAAGAATACAAGCAAAGCAAGGATTCCTATTCTTTTATTGCCGTCTAGGAACGGGTGATTTCTTATAAGAGAATACAGAGCTGTTTAGCTTTTTCTTCCAAAGTTTTGTATAAATCCTCTCCACCAAAACTTGCAAAAGGAGAATTTACTGCCATTTCAAGAAGTCCAATATCTCTTACACCTCTTATACCACCTATTTTATCAATGATTTTTTCATGTAAAAATAAGATATCCTTAACAGTTAATTTAATCATGCCAGCTCCTTAAATGCTTTATAATATTTTTCAAGGTAGTAATCAGCCAATTCTTCAAGTCTTTCTTTATTTTCAAGTTCTTTTACTTTCTCCATATTCTATCTCCTTTAAAAAGAATTTCTTTTCTTCCAATGACTGCATTTTATCTGCTCTACTTCAAATATTTCCTCTTGACATAAAAAATAGTAATAGCAGAATCTCTCATCATTGTCAAACCATCTGCAATTTTCACATTTGTTTTTCATCTTATCTTACCTCCCAACATTCCTCATAATAATCAAAAAGTTCTTCAACATCTGTATAACTAGCAATGCTTGTGTAATCTTTACTTAGGAAAAAATCATATAAATCTGCTAAAGATATTTTAGATTTTATTTTTCTTTCTGTATCATTTAAAAAGTTCCAAATCTTAGACAATAAGATGGAGGGTGTAGTTTTTTATGGCTAAATTAACAAGAAAATAAAAAATTGAAATTTATGAACGTAGATTAAAGGGAGAGTCTATCAAATCTTTTAGTATTAATTTTAACATTAGAGAATCCAACATTAGTTATCTAATAAGCTTAATTTCTAAACATGGATATAGAAGAATTAAGATTAGGAATAGAAGAATATATAGATTATTACAATAACAGAAGAATTAAAGAAAAATTAAAAGGATTAACTCCTGTAGAATACAGGAATCAATGAGACTATGAAAAAAAGTCTGTAAATATATAATCTTCTGTGGTAATAAAATTTAATTTTAAGATTATGTTAAATACCTTTAGGATTTATATAACATTTATTTAAGTGCATGTCAAGAGCAGGTGGGGAAAATCTCCCACCTGTTTTTAAGTTTTAGTATTTACAACGGTAGTCGTCCTTCATACATTATACTAAGCTCTCCGTAAACTTGTCCCCAATTTCTAATGCTATTAGTCCATTTTTTTGTTGCTTCAAATGTTGATAGGTATAACGCCTTTAAAAGTGCTGTATCGCTTGGAAAAACGCTTCTTTGACGATTTAATTTCTGATATGTTGAATTAAGTGATTCTATTGCATTTGTTGTATATATAACTTTTCTCACTGTTTCTGAAAATTTGAAAATAGGAGAAATAGAATCCCAATTGTCTTTCCATCTTTTCATAGAATTTGGATATTTAGGACTCCATTTTTCTGTTACTTTTTCTAATGCTATCAATGCTTTTTTCTCATCAGGCGCTTGATATATTGTTTTTAAATCAGTTGCAAATTCTTTTCGATCTTTATCAGGAACAAACTTTAATGTATTTCTTACTTGATGGACAATACATCTTTGATATTCTGTTCTAGAAAAAGCTGCAGTAATAGCTTCCTTAATTCCAGTTAGACCATCAGCGCATAAAATTAGAATATCTTTCACTCCCCTATTTTTTAATTCATTTAATACTGATAACCAATATTTAGAACTTTCATTTTCACCAATACTTATTGTTAAAACTTCTTTTTTCCTTCTGAAGTTATTCCCAAAATTACATATGCAGCTAATTTTCTAATAATACCATTATCACGAACAGAATAATGGATTGCATCAATAAAAATGACTGGATAAATATCATCTAATGGTCTATTTTGCCAATCTTCTATTTGAGGTAATAATTTATCTGTAACATTGGAAATGAAACTTTCCGAAGTTTCAAAGCCATAGATATCTTCAATAGTCTCTGAAATTTGGCGCGTAGTCATTCCTTTAGCATACATCGAAATAATTTTTTGATCTATTTCAGATATATCTTTTTGACGTTTTTTTACAATCTGAGGTTCAAAAGTAGATTTTCTATCCTGTGGCACTTCAATTTCCATAGAACCATAACTACTGTTAATTTGCTTGCGCTTGTAACCATTTCTATAGTCATCACTATCATATCTTTGAGATTTTTCATATCCTAGATGAGAATCCATTTCTGTACTCATCATTTCTTTAATAGTTCCGCCTAAGAGATCTTTTAAAGCATCTTAAATATCTTCTGCCGTTTTAATATCATACTCTTGTAAAAGTTGTTGAATAATATTTCTTTTTCCATCAGTCATTTGTACCCTATGTATAGATTTTTTTCTTTTTTCATAATAAAAGGCCTCCTGTGATAATATATTTTACCACAGAAGACCTATTTATCTTTTATTATTTACAGAAAAACTTTCACACTCTCTTATTTTGATGATTTCCATATACATCTTCCGTCAGCTTGCTCATTTGTCAGAAAGACTATCTCTTCAAATAGTTTATCCAGATTATATTCAAAGTTTTCTATGCAATCTTCACTGTAATTGCATGAGTTAAAAGTTACTCCTAAACAGTTATATGTAACCCCTTTATACTCCTTATCATGAATATGGATTATACGTCTATCATGTAAATCATTTGCTACAACTTCATTACTTCTCAATCTATATGCTGCGTTATTAAATAGATTTGCCTGCTCAACTCTCATATACTACTCTCCCCTTATCTAGATATATAATTTTTTGATTTGCAGATCCATAATATCTGTTTTATATTTTAAATTCCTCTTTAAACTCTCCAGTTTTTATAAAGCTCAGATATTTCAGATACTATTTAGGAATATCTTCAATTTCATATGAGGTATAAAGACCAATATCATATCCAAGATTAAAGAGTTTGAATATCAACTCTCCTAGAGCTTCTCTTTGAAGCAGTGATTCACCTCCAGATATACTTACCCTCTTATATGGCATTTTTTTATCTAAAACTCTTTTTACAACCTCATCTACTGAAATCTTTTCACCTTTATCTATATTCCATGTATCTGGGTTATGACATCCAGCACATCTTCTATTGCACCTTTGAAAAAATATAGTTGTTCTTATTCCAGGTCCATCTTCATACCTTAATTCCTTAATATCAGCTATACTTAATTCCATCTTATCCCCCTTATTTCATTCCCATTTCTATTTTATACATCCATTATAGCAATTAGTAAGGACAGAATCTGTCATTATGA from Fusobacterium hominis includes the following:
- a CDS encoding AAA family ATPase yields the protein MIESLKLKNFKCFEEIELKFKNLTLFTGINSGGKSSVIQSILFLKQNFETLSQFPDILEKLISENYSNFSVGKIDTNGKYINLGTANNLLYEYANKDLFSFSLKLKNGELNFDAKIDKDNPDHLLIDSSTLKTNSLKFLVSENNFSYLSADRITPKLQYDYSKENVIKGKLGNKGEFAIHYLAVNANENLKLTELKSPNSNSFYFRENVSRWLETISTGIDITSGVNDELRYSYLKYSYNGGKEYFPQNVGFGITYVLPIIISLLKAEKGDLIIIENPESHLHPGAQVEIAKLCCKAAAQGVQLIIETHSDHFFNAIRVAVKNKIIENIDTQIYFFTKEGKKSIAESILLDSNGKINKWPKGFFDEWDIQLENLL
- a CDS encoding DUF262 domain-containing protein — encoded protein: MNYKEFEKEEEIEEEIQEKPITKPFDTRNIKVSNLVVTLDNIVKRLIHDEIDLSPDFQRNSNLWNNTKMSRLIESMILKLPLPVFYFDVSNNNKWIVIDGLQRLSTIKAFIVDKKLRLKNLEFLSELEGKKFDELGRSIQRIIEETQLITYQMEPQTPKEVRYSIFSRINTGGLILNPQEIRQALNQKYRGVKLLQEITEDKIFIDVVKITSKRMLDRELVLRFLAFKKCNYNKFSEKGITLPKFLDETMEEIDSREFEQQEFLKLKESLLQTLIFLSKIFDENTLFNKKLVDESKTRTLNRSLFEVWTVLISNLSEDEKEILLSRKNVLEEKYSNLLRSTEFNDAVTRGTNDRKAVIVRFSLLEKLIKEIIS
- a CDS encoding AAA family ATPase, translating into MKKIPIGVEDFKEIIEKNYTYIDKTKFIEEFINEGAKVNLNFLREE
- a CDS encoding DUF4143 domain-containing protein, with amino-acid sequence MPKKKENLSPEEKHIQMYPLDFEEFLWALGDTTTVPLLKEFFDKKLPLGQALHRKIMNDFRQYILVGRMPQAVNKYLETKNFADVDDIKRDILNLYRNDIGKFAKGYENKVISIFDEIPSQLFKKEKKYRLSTISKEARYREYEDSFMWLNDAMITNTCYNSTDPNVGFNLNSDSSTRKCYMMDTGLLVTQTFMDSDYTENELYKAVLFNKLNINEGMLMENVVAQILRTNGHKLFFYSKIDNENRKNSMKLDFLIKDKNNLKKIAVIEVKSSTYKKHSSLDKFITKYKDRIETSNIPYQKDVMIKDGVIHLPIYMGIFL
- a CDS encoding type II toxin-antitoxin system death-on-curing family toxin; the protein is MYSLIRNHPFLDGNKRIGILALLVFFDLNRKKLNITNEEIVSLGLKIAKGNENI
- a CDS encoding Fic family protein; the encoded protein is MIKLTVKDILFLHEKIIDKIGGIRGVRDIGLLEMAVNSPFASFGGEDLYKTLEEKAKQLCILL
- a CDS encoding 4Fe-4S cluster-binding domain-containing protein, whose amino-acid sequence is MELSIADIKELRYEDGPGIRTTIFFQRCNRRCAGCHNPDTWNIDKGEKISVDEVVKRVLDKKMPYKRVSISGGESLLQREALGELIFKLFNLGYDIGLYTSYEIEDIPK